Proteins from one Aureimonas sp. SA4125 genomic window:
- a CDS encoding extracellular solute-binding protein gives MWTKTFGAAILAAGLSASSLAMAEAPAPYQITPELEAAAKAEGKVIFYTATDVTVAEKLAELFKSKYPEIAVQVERAGSERVFQRIGQEYSSGIYGADVIETSDAVHFQYFKREGWLEPMVPQEVADKWPADEKDPDGNFAAYRAHLSVLAYRSDLLPEADAPKTWTDLLDPKYKDRMVKAHPGYSGTVMTSTFVLSELLGWEFFEKLGGQGVMQVQSSTEPPKKLAQGERSLQVDGNEYNVFRLQEEGVPIKIVYPAEGTPLAVGNAAVLKQAPSPNAAKLFYAFLFSQEAQQLNSDFGGLRSFHPDVKEKANRTPIADIKLLHSDPAKLEPEIQTIKTNYEQYFGT, from the coding sequence ATGTGGACGAAAACATTCGGCGCAGCGATTCTGGCGGCAGGCCTGTCGGCCTCCTCGCTCGCCATGGCCGAGGCCCCCGCGCCTTACCAGATCACCCCCGAACTCGAGGCTGCGGCCAAGGCTGAGGGCAAGGTGATCTTCTACACCGCGACGGACGTCACCGTCGCCGAGAAGCTCGCCGAGCTCTTCAAGTCGAAATATCCCGAGATCGCCGTCCAGGTGGAGCGGGCCGGCTCCGAGCGCGTTTTCCAGCGTATCGGCCAGGAATATTCGTCCGGCATCTACGGTGCCGACGTGATCGAGACCTCGGACGCCGTGCACTTCCAGTACTTCAAGCGCGAGGGCTGGCTGGAGCCGATGGTGCCGCAGGAAGTCGCCGACAAGTGGCCGGCGGACGAGAAGGATCCGGACGGCAACTTCGCCGCCTACCGCGCCCATCTCTCGGTCCTCGCCTATCGCTCCGACCTGCTGCCGGAAGCCGACGCGCCGAAGACCTGGACCGACCTTCTCGACCCGAAATACAAGGACAGGATGGTCAAGGCCCATCCCGGCTACAGCGGCACGGTGATGACGTCGACCTTCGTTCTCAGCGAGCTACTCGGCTGGGAGTTCTTCGAGAAGCTCGGCGGCCAGGGCGTCATGCAGGTGCAGTCGTCGACCGAACCCCCGAAGAAGCTCGCCCAGGGCGAACGCTCGTTGCAGGTCGACGGCAACGAATACAACGTCTTCCGCCTCCAGGAAGAGGGCGTGCCGATCAAGATCGTCTATCCCGCCGAAGGCACGCCACTCGCCGTCGGCAATGCCGCGGTGCTGAAGCAGGCGCCGAGCCCCAACGCCGCCAAGCTGTTCTACGCCTTCCTGTTCTCGCAGGAGGCCCAGCAGCTGAACAGCGATTTCGGGGGTCTGCGCTCCTTCCATCCGGACGTCAAAGAGAAGGCAAACCGCAC
- a CDS encoding ABC transporter ATP-binding protein — protein MAFLELDGLTKSYGALTVVKGVNLTVEKGKLVCLLGPSGCGKTTTLRLIAGFVAANGGEIRVGGVTVSSASATVPPEGRNMSMIFQSYALWPHMTVFENVAYGLKLRRLAQADIAARVREILAATQLSALEARYPGELSGGQQQRVSLARALVIKPEILLLDEPLSNLDANLREEMRFEIRRLHDEFRYTTVYVTHDQVEAMTTADIIVVMNDGRIEQAGSPEDIYERPETEFVARFIGGTNILTGTRGDVDTVVCEGGLVLRCSSGTVPASGRAAVSVRHHDVALSPNKPADTTNCAIGTVTRQIYLGSHRDYLVALKGGETVRTVAPVNVAIPVGQDVWLHFPPQHCRALAQ, from the coding sequence ATGGCGTTCCTCGAACTGGACGGCCTGACCAAGAGCTACGGCGCTCTGACCGTGGTCAAAGGCGTGAATCTGACGGTCGAGAAGGGAAAGCTGGTCTGTCTGCTTGGCCCTTCCGGTTGCGGCAAGACGACGACGCTGCGCCTGATCGCTGGCTTCGTCGCGGCCAATGGCGGTGAGATCCGGGTCGGCGGCGTGACGGTCTCCTCGGCCTCGGCAACCGTGCCGCCCGAGGGCCGCAACATGTCGATGATCTTCCAGAGCTACGCGCTCTGGCCTCACATGACGGTGTTCGAGAACGTCGCCTATGGCCTCAAGCTGCGGCGCCTTGCGCAGGCAGACATTGCCGCAAGGGTGCGCGAGATCCTGGCCGCGACGCAGCTCTCGGCGCTGGAGGCGCGCTATCCCGGCGAACTCTCCGGCGGCCAGCAGCAGCGCGTCTCGCTGGCGCGGGCCCTCGTGATCAAGCCGGAAATCCTCCTTCTCGACGAGCCGCTCTCCAACCTCGACGCCAATCTTCGCGAGGAGATGCGCTTCGAAATCCGCCGGCTGCACGACGAGTTCCGCTACACCACCGTCTACGTCACCCATGACCAGGTCGAGGCGATGACCACCGCCGACATCATCGTCGTGATGAACGATGGGCGGATCGAGCAGGCCGGATCGCCCGAGGACATCTACGAGCGGCCGGAAACCGAGTTCGTCGCCCGCTTCATCGGCGGCACCAACATTCTGACGGGCACGCGCGGCGACGTCGACACGGTCGTCTGCGAGGGCGGGCTTGTGCTGCGATGCAGCAGCGGCACCGTTCCGGCATCCGGGAGAGCCGCCGTCTCGGTGCGCCATCACGATGTCGCGCTGTCCCCGAACAAGCCCGCCGATACAACCAACTGCGCCATCGGCACGGTCACGCGGCAGATCTATCTCGGCTCGCACCGGGACTATCTCGTCGCCCTCAAGGGTGGAGAAACGGTGCGCACCGTCGCACCGGTCAACGTCGCGATCCCGGTCGGCCAGGATGTCTGGCTGCACTTTCCACCACAACACTGCCGGGCGCTCGCGCAATAA